The following are encoded together in the Apis mellifera strain DH4 linkage group LG4, Amel_HAv3.1, whole genome shotgun sequence genome:
- the LOC411415 gene encoding negative elongation factor D — MESDYDEDRGTWTEEMTRTEDCSGEDNFDNPQEILNECLDKFKTPDYIMEPGIFAQLKRYFQAGGNPEQVIELLSKNYTACAQMANLLAEWLILAGVKVTDVQAMVENNLKDMILKTFDPKKADKIFTEEGETPAWLTEMIQHPTWRSLIYRLAEEYPDCLMLNFTIKLISDAGFQGEITSISTAAQQIEVFSRVLKTAIAGFLQNTEDWQSSIQECAKMVCHGQHTYVYSQVLLQILAQESRGGFMMKRLSQEITKCAQQNHHDVTPITMALNGASSSPGACQALASMLSRNTLNPADISVLFRNYSTAEPPPIELLRNPQFLELLVDALFKPGVKINPEHKSKYIYLLAYAASVCDIPAKKGHSRKLNKDELKTTIQAIEKVHNICNINKGSTELIAELQTLYQSIRFPVVSVGVIRWVECTVTEPSYFKLCTEHCPVHLALLDEVVVCHSLLHPKVLQLLVQLFESKQDELEILVQLEMKKMLIDRMVNLLSRGCVVPVVCYIKQCWQRGDTDVSLIRYFVTEVLEAIAPPYTVEFIHLFLPMVEDEEITGTMRGDSDNDLVSEFIVHCKAHCPTIR, encoded by the exons atggaATCAGATTATGATGAAGATCGTGGAACTTGGACAGAAGAAATGACAAGAACTGAAGATTGTAGTGGagaagataattttgataatcctcaagaaatattaaatgaatgtttagataaatttaaaacaccAGATTATATTATGGAACCTGGTATTTTCGCACAACTTAAgag atatttccaAGCTGGTGGAAATCCAGAACaagtaatagaattattatctaaaaattatacagcTTGTGCACAAATGGCAAATCTTCTTGCAGAATGGCTTATTCTTGCTGGAGTTAAAGTTACAGATGTTCAAGCAAtggtagaaaataatttaaaggatatgatattaaaaacatttgatCCCAAAAAAGCAGATAAGATCTTCACAGAGGAGGGTGAA ACTCCTGCTTGGTTAACAGAAATGATACAACATCCCACTTGGCGATCACTTATTTATAGACTTGCAGAAGAATATCCAGACTGTTTGATGTTAAACTTTACAATAAAG cttATATCTGATGCTGGATTTCAAGGTGAAATTACAAGTATTTCAACAGCTGCTCAACAAATTGAAGTGTTTTCACGAGTTTTAAAAACTGCAATTGCtggatttttacaaaatacagAAGATTGGCAATCAAGTATACAAGAATGTGCG AAAATGGTGTGTCACGGACAACATACTTATGTCTATAGTCAAGTGCTATTACAAATTCTCGCACAAGAATCTCGTGGTGGATTTATGATGAAAAGGCTTTCTCAGGAAATCACTAAATGTGCTCaacaaaa TCACCATGATGTTACCCCAATAACAATGGCACTTAATGGAGCTTCAAGTAGTCCTGGTGCATGTCAAGCATTGGCATCTATGTTATCACGAAATACTTTAAATCCTGCTGATATTAgtgtattatttcgaaattattcaacaGCGGAACCACCGCCTATAGAGTTACTTCGTAATCCACAATTCTTag AATTATTGGTTGATGCACTTTTTAAACCAGGCGTAAAAATTAATCCTGAACAtaaatccaaatatatatatttattagcttATGCAGCTAGTGTATGTGATATTCCAGCTAAAAAAGGACAttcacgaaaattaaataaagatgaattaaaaacAACTATTCAAGCTATAGAAAAAGTTcacaatatttgtaatattaataaaggatCTACTGAATTGATAGCAGAATTACAAACTTTATATCAGAGCATAAG atttcctGTTGTAAGTGTAGGTGTAATTAGATGGGTAGAGTGTACTGTAACAGAGccatcatattttaaattatgtacagAACATTGTCCTGTACATCTTGCATTACTTGATGAAGTTGTAGTTTGTCATTCTTTATTACATCCAAAAGTATTACAACTTCTTGTACAATTATTTGAAAGTAAACAAGATGAACTAGAAATACTTGTGCag ttagaaatgaaaaaaatgttaattgataGAATGGTGAATTTATTAAGTCGAGGTTGCGTGGTACCCGTCGTGTGTTACATTAAACAATGTTGGCAACGTGGAGATACAGATGTAtctttaattagatattttgttacagag gtTTTAGAAGCAATAGCTCCACCATATACGGtcgaatttattcatttatttcttcctatggttgaagatgaagaaataaCAGGTACAATGCGTGGTGATAGTGATAATGATCTTGTTTCAGAATTTATAG tacaTTGTAAAGCCCATTGTCCTACTATAAGATGA